One part of the Coffea eugenioides isolate CCC68of chromosome 10, Ceug_1.0, whole genome shotgun sequence genome encodes these proteins:
- the LOC113749573 gene encoding uncharacterized protein LOC113749573, translated as MGSVSLKIGDGTARFKRASLCSSAVNVLMLFSVITTNLFALYAFTYSPKDPLTNHSIHHTQKNISLISEQVSLILREIESSQKKLAQMEKELLGYESIDLSRPNTANELKAFLQHHLLPLGKDSRTGITEMVASVGHSCEKSVDLLSQYMNYKVSGPCPDDWSLGQKLILRGCEPLPRRRCFAKTIPKVGLQPFPISLWKSVSEKVYSWSGLTCKNLACLNSKKLNRDCAGCFDIVNGYETQKYIKARGKNDFLIDDVLALGSGGIRIGFDIGGGSGTFAARMAERNVTVVTATLNIDAPFNEFIAARGLFPVFLSLDHRFPFYDNVFDLIHAANGLDVGGRPEKLEFLMFDIDRILRAGGLLWLDNFYCSNDDKKTALTRIIEQFGYKKLKWVVGEKINGSGKAEVYLSAVLQKPVRVQ; from the coding sequence ATGGGCTCTGTTTCGCTGAAAATAGGTGATGGAACAGCAAGATTCAAGAGGGCTTCTCTGTGCTCCTCGGCAGTGAATGTGCTGATGCTTTTTTCTGTAATCACTACCAATCTTTTTGCTTTGTATGCTTTCACTTACTCCCCTAAGGACCCTCTGACCAACCACTCAATTCACCATACTCAAAAGAACATATCTTTGATATCCGAACAAGTCTCCTTGATCCTCAGGGAGATTGAATCTTCTCAAAAGAAGCTCGCCCAGATGGAAAAGGAGCTCTTAGGTTATGAAAGCATCGATCTTTCCAGACCCAATACTGCAAATGAGCTAAAAGCTTTCTTGCAGCACCATTTGCTGCCTCTGGGAAAAGATTCAAGAACTGGGATCACTGAAATGGTAGCTTCTGTGGGGCATTCTTGCGAGAAATCTGTGGATTTGCTGTCTCAGTACATGAATTATAAGGTCAGTGGACCTTGTCCTGATGATTGGAGTCTTGGCCAAAAGCTGATTTTGCGGGGATGTGAGCCATTGCCTAGGAGGAGGTGCTTTGCTAAGACTATTCCTAAGGTGGGTCTCCAACCTTTTCCTATTTCACTTTGGAAAAGTGTTAGTGAAAAGGTTTACAGTTGGAGTGGTCTTACTTGCAAGAATTTAGCTTGTTTGAATAGCAAGAAGTTGAATAGGGATTGTGCTGGTTGTTTTGATATCGTAAATGGTTATGAAACTCAAAAGTATATTAAGGCAAGAGGCAAAAATGATTTCCTTATTGATGATGTATTAGCCTTGGGGAGTGGTGGTATTAGAATTGGATTTGATATTGGTGGAGGTTCTGGGACTTTTGCTGCTAGAATGGCTGAAAGGAACGTGACTGTAGTTACTGCCACTTTGAATATTGATGCACCATTTAATGAATTCATTGCTGCAAGAGGGCTCTTTCCTGTGTTCTTGAGTTTAGATCATAGGTTCCCTTTCTATGATAATGTGTTCGATTTGATTCATGCTGCGAATGGATTGGATGTTGGGGGCCGCCCTGAGAAGTTGGAGTTCTTGATGTTTGACATTGATAGAATACTGAGAGCCGGCGGATTGCTTTGGTTGGATAACTTTTACTGCTCTAATGATGACAAGAAAACAGCTTTAACTCGGATAATTGAACAATTCGGCTACAAGAAGCTTAAATGGGTAGTGGGAGAGAAGATCAATGGATCAGGAAAAGCAGAAGTTTACCTCTCTGCTGTTCTTCAGAAACCAGTAAGGGTACAATGA